The Streptomyces pratensis genomic interval TTCTTCGGCCGGTCCTGCGCCTGCGGAGCCGCCGCACCGGCTCCGGACGCCAGCGAGGGCGACGACGCTCCGGGCGCGACGGCGGCGCCCCGCTCCGCGGCCCGCGCGGCCTTGCGCTCCTTGCGGGTCGAACCGCGGCGGCGCTCGACGGCGCGCGTGGTCATGAAGAGCAGCCAGGCCACGCCCAGCAGGCCGAAGCCGAGCCAGACGCTCGGTTTGAAGGCGATGTCCGACACCCACTCGACGACACCGGTCAGCACCAGGCCGACGGGTACCAGCGAATAGGCGGCGATCCGGGTCGCCGTGAGGAACCGCTTTCGGTACGCGGTGATCGCGGCGATGCCCAAACCGGCCGCCGACACCGCGGAACAGATGGTCTCGGCAAGCATCGGGGCCTCCAGCAATCGGGATACGTCCCTTCCATCCTGCACCGGCCACCGCCGGAGGGGCCACGGGGCAGGACCACATCAGGGTCTTTTCAGGGCCGTGGTCCTCCCAAGGTCCCGATTGGGTAGCCCCGGTCCCGCCTGGAAGACTGATGTCATGAGCGATTCCTCCTCCGCCGCGACGGTCGTCCTCGACCTCTGGTGCGACCTCCAGTGCCCCGACTGCCACCAGGCCCTCTCCGACCTCCATGCCCTGCGCGCCCGCTACGGCGACCGGCTGGAGGTCCGGCTGCGCCACTTCCCGCTGGAGAAGAACAAGCACGCGTACGCGGCGGCACAGGCCGCCGAGGAAGCCTTCGCCCAGGGCCAGGGATGGCCGTACGTCGAGGCCGTCCTCGCCCGCACCGCCGGCCTCGCCCGGGCGGGCGAGCCCCTGCTGCTCGAGGTCGCCGGTGAACTGGGGATGGACGCCGAGGAGTTCGACACCGCTCTGATCGACGGCCGTCATCTGCTGATCGTGGACGCGGACCAGGCCGAGGGGAAGGCGATCGGCGTCACCGGGACCCCGACGTATGTGATCGCCGACGAGCGGCTGGACGGCGGGAAGAGCCAGGAGGGGCTGCGCGCGCGCATCGAGGAGATCGCCGACGGCCTGCTCGCCGGCCAGGGCTGACCGCCGACCCTTCCTGCGGGCTACAGCGCCTTGGCCAGGTTGTACTGCGTGACCTCGTAGCCGAGTGACTCGTACAGCCGCAGCGCGGGAGTGTTGGAGGCGAAGACGTGCAGGCCGAGCAGGCCGAGGCCGGCGTCGAGCGTGATCTCCTCCGCGAGGTGCATCAGCGCCCGGCCGTATCCGCGCCCCCGGTGCTCCTCGCGCACCTCGACGTCGAACACGTAGCCCAGGCCTTCACCGTCCGGGCCCTCACGTCGCGCCACCCAGACGTGGCCGACGGCCTCTCCGTCGTGGACGAGGACATGGAAGTACATGCCGGGGGTGGCGAGGCCGTCGGGCAGATTCGTGGCGTGGTCCGTCTCGGACTTGCGGCGGGCCTGGTCCTCGGGGACACCGCGTTCCACCCAGCTCCGCGCGTACGTCCCGACGCTGGTGGCCGCCCACTCGTCGTACTCCCGCCGCGTCATCGGACGCCCGGCGGCTCCGGCCGGCAGCGCGGGGGCGGTGCGGCGGAGAGGCTTGAGCATGTTCCGGCTGCGCTCGGTGTAGCCGAGCACGGCCGCGAGGGCCCTGGCGGCCCCGTTGTCCGCGGGGGCCACCAGGCGGACCTGGGTACAGCCCCAGCCGCGCAGCACCTCCTCGGCGGCGAGTGCGGCGACGGTCCCCCGGCCGCGCCTGCGGTGGGGTTCCTCGATGCCGAGCGAGTGGAGTATGCCCGCCGACGGACCGAACGCCGGGTCGGTGGAGACACCGACGGCGCCCACCGGCCGCCCGTTGTCGCACACGTCGTACGTGCGTGTCCGCGCGCCGTCGGCGCCTTGCTGGACCGGCCCGGCCGGCCGGATCGTCGTGGTCATCAGGGATTTCTATCCGCTGGACGGCGGGCCGTCACCCGCTTTACGGATTCCGGGCCTCCGCACGCCCCCGTGGAGGATCTTCCTCACGGATCGAGATCGTCCGCCGCGCGCTCGTCGAAGACCCGCATGGCCTTGGCCGTCACGGGCCCGGGGGCGCCGGGCAGCTTCCGCCCGTCGGTCCGGTGGACGGCCTGGACGTCGCGGAGTGTGGAGGTCAGGAAGATCTCGTCGGCCTGCTCGAGCACGTCCAGCGGGAGATCGGTCTCCTGCGCACCCGCCCATTCCGCGACCAGGGCGCGGGTGATTCCGGCGAGGCATCCAGAGGCGACCGGAGGCGTGTGGATCCGGCCGTCGAGGACGACGAAGACGTTGGAGCCGGTGCCTTCGCAGAGCTGTCCTACCGTGTTGGGGAACAGCGCCTCGGAGGCACCCTGCTCGTGGGCACGCGCGAGGGCGACGACGTTCTCCGCGTACGAGGTGGTCTTGAGGCCCGTCACCGCGCCGCGTTCGTTGCGCGTCCAGGGGACGGTGACTACGGCGGTGCTGTCGGGCCGGCGGGTCGTCCCGCTCAGGGCGACGACCAGGCTGGGACCGGCGTCGCCGCGGTCGGAGCCGAGGGGTGAGAGGCCGCCGGTGTAGGTGATCCGCAGCCGTCCGAGCTCCACGGGGTTGGCCTCGACGACGGCGTCCACCGCTCGGCGGACCTCGTCGTGGTCGGGATCGGTCAGGCCCAGGCCCCCGGCCGAGCGCGTCAGCCGGTCGAGGTGCCGGGTCAGGGCGAAGGGACGGCCCCTGGAGACCTTGACCGTCTCGAAGACGCCGTCGCCGACGGTCAGCCCGTGGTCGAGCACGGACAGCCGGGCGTCATCGGCGTCCCGCAGTCCGCCGTTGACCCAGATCCTCATGACGCGGTCCTTCCTGTTGCCTGGTACGCGCCCGACGCTACAGCGAGCAGCCGGGAGGCCTTGAGCTCGGTCTCCGCCCATTCGCGCGCCGGGTCGGATCCCCAGGTGATCCCGGCTCCGGTGCCGAAGCGGAGGAGCGGGCCGGGTCCGGTGCGGTCGATCCAGAAGGTCCGTATGCCGACGGCCAGTTCCGCGGTACCGCGGTCGGCGTCCACCCAGCCGACCGCTCCGCAGTACGGGCCGCGGGGTGCCGTCTCCAGTGCCTCGATGATCCGCAGGGCGCTGGACTTGGGCGCGCCGGTGACGGAACCGGGCGGGAAGGCCGCGGTGAGGAGTTCGGGCCATCCGGCGCCGTCGTCCAGCCGGCCGCGCACGGTGGAGACGAGGTGGACGAGTCCCGGGTGCTTCTCCACCGCGCAGAGGTCGGGAACGCTCACGCTGCCGGGCGCGCAGACCCGGCCCAGGTCGTTGCGCACCAGATCCACGATCATCACGTTCTCCGCGTGGTCCTTCTCCAGCAGATCGTCCTCGGTGCGTCCGGTGCCCTTGATCGGCCCGGACTCGACGGTCCGGCCGTCGCGTGCGAGGAAGAGCTCGGGGGACGCCGTGGCGATCTCCACACCGTGCTCCGGGAGCCGGATCGTTCCCGCGTACGGGGCCGGGTTGCCTCGGGCGAGCAGGGCGGTGAGGGCGTCCACGTCGGCGTGCGGGCCGGACAGCGGGGCGGACAGGACCCGGCAGAGGTTGGCCTGGTAGACCTCGCCCGCCGCGATGTGTTCACGGATCCGGCGCACCCCGGCCATGTAGTCGTCCCTCCCGAGCGAGGACGACCAGTCCCCCGGCCCGGGGCCCCGCCATGCCCCGGGCACGGGGAGGGGGACCTCTTCGGCCCGCACGGTGGCGAAGCGGGCGCAGACCAGGCGGCCCTCGAAATCGGCAGATACGGCCCAGAAGCCGGATGATTCGAGAGCTGCGGGGTCGCTGGTGACATCCCGCAGACCGGAGGCGACGAGGCCACCGAAGCGGGCAAGAGGGGTGAGGTGGCGCACGTGACCGAGTCTAGGACGGCACGCGGTGACCTGCGGCGGGCGACGGTGGCGCAGCACGCTGCGCAAACGCGTTTTTGTGCTGGCCCGGGAATCCGCTAGAGTTCAACACGTCGCCGGGACGCGCAAGCGGAACGGGAAAGACAAGCGGACGTAGCTCAGTTGGTAGAGCGCAACCTTGCCAAGGTTGAGGTCGCCAGTTCGAACCTGGTCG includes:
- a CDS encoding DsbA family protein, encoding MSDSSSAATVVLDLWCDLQCPDCHQALSDLHALRARYGDRLEVRLRHFPLEKNKHAYAAAQAAEEAFAQGQGWPYVEAVLARTAGLARAGEPLLLEVAGELGMDAEEFDTALIDGRHLLIVDADQAEGKAIGVTGTPTYVIADERLDGGKSQEGLRARIEEIADGLLAGQG
- a CDS encoding GNAT family N-acetyltransferase, with the translated sequence MTTTIRPAGPVQQGADGARTRTYDVCDNGRPVGAVGVSTDPAFGPSAGILHSLGIEEPHRRRGRGTVAALAAEEVLRGWGCTQVRLVAPADNGAARALAAVLGYTERSRNMLKPLRRTAPALPAGAAGRPMTRREYDEWAATSVGTYARSWVERGVPEDQARRKSETDHATNLPDGLATPGMYFHVLVHDGEAVGHVWVARREGPDGEGLGYVFDVEVREEHRGRGYGRALMHLAEEITLDAGLGLLGLHVFASNTPALRLYESLGYEVTQYNLAKAL
- a CDS encoding aminotransferase class IV; translation: MRIWVNGGLRDADDARLSVLDHGLTVGDGVFETVKVSRGRPFALTRHLDRLTRSAGGLGLTDPDHDEVRRAVDAVVEANPVELGRLRITYTGGLSPLGSDRGDAGPSLVVALSGTTRRPDSTAVVTVPWTRNERGAVTGLKTTSYAENVVALARAHEQGASEALFPNTVGQLCEGTGSNVFVVLDGRIHTPPVASGCLAGITRALVAEWAGAQETDLPLDVLEQADEIFLTSTLRDVQAVHRTDGRKLPGAPGPVTAKAMRVFDERAADDLDP
- a CDS encoding chorismate-binding protein; translation: MRHLTPLARFGGLVASGLRDVTSDPAALESSGFWAVSADFEGRLVCARFATVRAEEVPLPVPGAWRGPGPGDWSSSLGRDDYMAGVRRIREHIAAGEVYQANLCRVLSAPLSGPHADVDALTALLARGNPAPYAGTIRLPEHGVEIATASPELFLARDGRTVESGPIKGTGRTEDDLLEKDHAENVMIVDLVRNDLGRVCAPGSVSVPDLCAVEKHPGLVHLVSTVRGRLDDGAGWPELLTAAFPPGSVTGAPKSSALRIIEALETAPRGPYCGAVGWVDADRGTAELAVGIRTFWIDRTGPGPLLRFGTGAGITWGSDPAREWAETELKASRLLAVASGAYQATGRTAS